In Aedes albopictus strain Foshan chromosome 3, AalbF5, whole genome shotgun sequence, the genomic window AATATCTGCCGACGATAACGAGACGGACGAAATGGTTCAAGGAGACCAAACCAGTACAAAATGGAGACGTAGTGGTGGTGGTTGACGAAGGTTCTAGGAATGGATGGATACGCGGTCGAGTGGTAAGAACGTTACCAGGCAAGGATGGCAGAGTACGGCAAGCTGATGTTGAAACGAATGCTGGAGTTATCCGTAGACCTGTTGCAAAGATAGCGATCCTGGATGTAGTTGAAGGTAAAGTCTGAAAGGCATTACGGGTCGGGGAATGTTCGCTCCGTGTTTGGTCACTACAATCTTTTTGGCAACACGACGTTACGAGATACGAGAATGACAGTTGTCAACGTCAACGTTGGAGATGATGAAGAGGAGAAATGTGATGACTCATGGAGAAAGTAATTTTGGAATGCTAGGTGGGAAATTGTCGaagaagttaaaattgaaattattgtcGGAATATTGTGCGGATTAAAGTAGGAGATTTTTTGATTGCTGATAAGGTAGAGGGTAAATGAATTAGATGGATAAAAAGTTAAATACTTACCTATATGTATATGTTTTGTAGTATATATCGCTGAGGTGTGATAAAGACCCTTGTTGAGCGACGTACCGTTACGCAGTGGCTCATAATTAGTGAGTAACAAATAATATTGAATTattccaaatattgaattctgatGCTTAATTTAGTAGGGTAAAGGAGGATTCATTCATTAACTATTGGGTACGTTCGGATTGGCCAAAGAGATATCAGTATTTTGTAAGTATACGATTGTATGGGATAATTAAGTATTCTAATTAAAGGTCATTTGCAGTTTGAGCTGTCTACACcaagattgctacagaaattgaTTTCCACTAGTCCGAACACCAGGCATTATTTCTGAATGAGGAACGTCTACAAATTACGTTAAGGGTGGGTGTTCGTGATAATCTATAAACAAATTTCAGAGGAGAACCATTACAAAACGTGTGCCAGGGAGGAAATGGAGGGTTATAGAACGTTGAAAATGGACATCTTTTGCGTGACCTAATttatggaatttccaaagaattgatCTTcaccttaaggtgaagatatgatggAACTAAAGGCAtcccaaaaaaatctgaaggaatattatgattttttttatggaatcccttgggaatttcatgaagaattctaAACTCTGGActttctaaaaataaaacgctGGAATCCGTGAATAATTCTCTAAAATAAtaacccggaagaatttctgaaataatccataaataaatttcttaagcatggaaggttttctagaagatttcttggtgaaatttctggaggttccctcaatttctggaggaatttctgaaaaaaaatcatggaatatatttcttcaagaatgtcattcgtaaGTTGCCATGAAAATATTTTAATGAGATATGCCGATACAGTAGACGttagataactgcaacatgttaacgtttcacttagcgaacgaaattcggtaactgtAACGACTaacagatgtcaacaagttgttaaacgacaaaaaataaccgtgaacgttATCCGACTGATAACTTGGGCTAACATggtgcaccattttgacgtttggcggtgcgataactgcaaatttgttgcacttaccggacttgcagttaaaaagttttgcagttaaaccgtttgcaccgaccgaacgtctactgtaatatgtAAGAGAATGTGTTTGTGGACCTCATGAAAATGCTTCCAAAAAGGTTGCTGATTATCCATTATGGTTTACAAAAAAGAAGTGCTTATAAAATAAGCGAGGAACTTCAAAGTAATGCAGTAAGAAATCATTAGTAGAATTCATACACAATATAGCAGAAGATCGAATATTGAGCTCAAAAATATGCCTAATATGCACGATGAAAAAgtacaaattctttaaaaaataccaCTTTTATTGCTATCAGGTTTAAAAAGATGGTTCTTGAAATGCTGGCGAAAAAAacctttgtcgttttctcatcggcgtgggaaatttcgaTCGGCggtgtggaaaaatatgaacagcggcacgCCGGGTCAACTTgattggcggcggcggcgtgaaaaaatcgtcggcgacggcggcgcggcgcggcggcgcacacgtctttcaaagtgtattggaggccatttgtatttcacggaatgtccagctaccacaatatcaagttgctcatagaaTTATGAGgtataatggacatcaacgtgactaaatttcttgaacatagTGAACACAAACTATGGTAGATGTttcagatcttaagaaaatgaattccagagtagtttggatggatgacctagatcacccaattcaagtACCattaattttctaggggtgcttagaggctttttgagtaccgtagacaatgttctgtaatcattcatcgtgtataaaatttggttgagaatgtttgatttgtgtcacaaacttcggagtactttggaggccttagaatagctctggggtcaaaacttcaacagactatgatgggtagtaatacattgcatgtctagggtCAGTGAAAActtttgatgattagcaaaacgatgaaatttgagcaaaaacatgtagaatttataaaaatgaaaaaaaaagccacgtattttcgcctccccgcaaaaggggggagggtgcaaaggggggaggtaccatgcatttcttagcacaactattccccttgactataaaaaaaatccggggtaaaatgttttaaaacaaagaagatgttgcatttctgccaaaattaGATCGTCccaggtgtttacgggttaataaaAGTACTTCTATTACAACCTTATacggataaatacgtttgatagtattttatttaacctatgtgctgtgaaattttgacacgatttgaatCAGCTTTCACATAGTTATTCAGATATTTcgaaatcgcctaaaagatttctgaaggactgaaaacaaaccatcagccgtaaaAAAATGCTGTAatgtatagtttattgcattgataactggactgcgacagagtgcgaaatcttaaataaaagtgcgatattgcatcaaatcgttccggtgtcttcaccgcacttattcatcatgagctaatgaataagtgcgacgAAGACACCGAAATGATgtgacaccaaatcgcacttttatttgagattccgcacttcctcgtcgcactttatactgcgcaatgcgcaatactatcgaaatcacttgtaggcTACAAGTAGGGTACaagttgtagccaaaacatagtcgtttgtccaggagtagttttggaaaacaatatgctagaagaaaactgtttttgatttcgAGAAAATATGAGGGGGGCAAAGTCTCCACAGGGATcgagtctcctcagtctcccctacagagaACAGAGAACGANNNNNNNNNNNNNNNNNNNNNNNAAACGGAAAAGAGAATTTAAGGGgttaaaaaaatccctaaaacaaGTATGGGTGAagtgaatgtatttttttttatttttattatcaaggctttcagcccgaggctggttcgtcccCAGAGGGTTATGATGAGTCAAAACAGATACAGAGTGTGGAGACTACTTATTTTTACTGAGTAACCGTTCAATCTTTTTtgcttgtatgtatgtatgtccatgtcgcccgcaaagcacacaaattgtccggattttgtgaaaatcgttccccggttgttgagcccggctcgttgcatcacaccttccagagcgatgttgaagagtagacatgagagtccatcaccttgtcgcagtccccggcgagattcgaataaactggatagttcacccgaaacccttacgcagttttgaacaccgtccatcgttgctttaatcagtctagtcagcttcccaggaaagccgtctttgtctatgattctccatagctctgcgcggtcgatactgtcgtatgccgctttgaagtcgatgaacaggtgatgcgttgggatctggtattcacggcatttttggaggatttgccgtacggtaaagatctgatccgttgtcgaccggctgtcgatgaagccggcttgataacttcccacaaactcatcacggcgtgtgtatgggaaaagtttataacaaaaaaatgggcatcgtcaaatttttcactattcaaaaatagaggctttcagctttcatttgcagggtccctcaaaaaaatccaccgagggatcccgaacaactttttcagaagactgtttttccccatacaaaatgcacggttccaaattaatccctacttctacttaacaaacatacccaatttttgtatgaaaaagttcccccgatggaatatttcgatgttgggcttgaatgaaagctggtagcgtcaactttcacgtagcgtaaaaattagcgatgcccatttttttgtaataaatttgttctaccagacacaccgtgtcattcgttttaggtgacaaacgacggaagatgatctgggatagcactttgtaggcagcattcaaaatagtgatcgccctgaagttctcacattccaaatggtcgcctttcttgtgaatggggcagattaccccttccttccactcctccggtatctGTTCAGTTtcacagatcctgactatcagccgatgcagacaggtggccaacttttctgggtccatcttgatgagttcagctacgataccatccttaccagctgctttgttggttttgagctggtgaatggcattcttaacttccctcagcgtgggagttggttcatttccgtcctacgctacactggcgtcgtcgtttcctccgttgccgtggtctcccgtgcctacgtccttCACGCTATTCAGATGCTGattaaagtgctgcttccacctttcgatcacctcacgtccgtccatcaagagacctccttctttatccctgcatatttcggttcgcagtacaaacaccgacgaaccgacgtgacagctagaacaaatatattcaaatttgttgtccccgacgccatgatgaaaaatagccgaacactaccgcctcctctataacggttcgcgttgttttgatagcttgactccaaacccccgtgtattcatatagaaGAAGGTTCGCGCCTGCGctaatttgacagaagcgttcgctcgcttcgctggtcgaccgttaaatttggggggggacagttttgaatcaccactgtcacgtcggttcgtcggtgatacaAAGTCggtgcaggatgcgttgagcttctgatagaacttccatgtttctttatttatttatttattctttatttATTTAACAGCAACACCAACAGGCTTCCCAATGATGTGTTCTTAAAACTAAAGTACAAACATTTagaacaaactcttcaattatcAAAACCAAGTAAAAAATACGAGGCAATTATGTAATACAGTGATACAATTACTTACTTCAAATTTATCGTTCAAGGGCAGACTACATTTCAGATTTATACATAAACATTTCCACAGATGGCACAAAACAGAAATTGCAGTGAATATTATAactaaacaaaaacattttaacgTGAAATCACATAATGCAAAACATCGAAACAtattcagggtgtctactcaattacgaaaatgaaattccctgatatttccaggatttttccaggtttttgaaaataattccaggttcaagaaactttaacaaatcgactaaactaaacatgatttcagatttctagaaattcgtggaaacgcaactttttgagaaatttctagttcCAACTATAATGACATTTAAACACAACATTACACCAGCAATTAGGACGGAAACGCGAGATgactttctgatggaattcttaaaacaatcctggcgatactttaggagaattttctgcataatttgatgaaaattttgtttatgaatatctgaaggaatttagcaaggaaacaacaagaaattatagtatatttttataaaagttaagTTAGGCTGTTCCAGCAGAAAATCTTCCGAGTAGTTCCTaagcaaactttcttaaatattgtcagaaatctaaaaaaaatgctgctaacgcttttaaacaaatcctccaagaaaccctTCACGCATAGCTTCTGTTATTGCACACGAAGATCTTGGTTGGTTTCGCAAAAGAATCGTTTAACTttgtatttttcaggaatttcgcaaGATTTttctctccagcgatttcttcatttatagaaattgctattaaaaatgTTAGATATGTTTATAGGACTTCAGCCAGAAAATCCTTTcagagtttcaaaagaatttacaaataatactgccagttacacttgaaaattttaaaaatgttcacATAAATTCAAATAAAGCAATTCTGAATCCCTTCAGAATATTTTAATTGTTTTCTCCATAGCAAATTTGAACGATTGTTTTACGTCAAAACAGGGTTTTTACCAGAAGTATATGACCAAACATTGTTATAGATGGACTATTTTCAAAACTAATAGAAAAACTGaatgttgtaaatcaatagttttgGTTGTCAATAGTTTCACTCTTGAAATAATTGATTGACAATTAGATAATAAGTTGACAACCATAAAACCATTGCATTATGTCCATCGAAAATAATTTCTCTCGAGTTCGTTAAAATATGTGGAgctcagaagcaactatgggaaagagagttaaacattctttcaaaaattgttaagAATCATTTATGTGTTGTTCAAAAACctttcagaaatggtcaatttttttttaattctcccaGAAATCATCTAGTTAACTTCGCTAGAAATACTGACATCGAATCCGCCAGGAGTTCCTATTGATCAATAATATTCTGCGGGAGTATCAGGAACTACGCTTAAAATAtatcttatatatatatatataagttccttcaggtatttttcaacATTTACAGGCGATTGCGAATTTGTTAGGTAAACCTCAATAAATTCTGCAAGACAAAAAGCTCATTCACATGGGAATGAAGCAAAATAGTTTAAGTCACTAAGCCAATATTCAACGCTGCAATAGTTTGAAAGATTTGAGAATACAAAATCCTAACAATAAAAGCATGGcgactcagttttccgaaataggtAAAACATTAAATAGGAGATTGCTGTGAAAAAAGTACAAGTTAATTTCAACGTCAAGGGTAATTTAACAAACGAGCAGttagtagcggcgcagccgaaatttttatttgctttgaggcatttctaactgaaaatttgtATTGAAGTGATAAGCACAGAAATTCCCTGATTGtcaccagaattccctgagaattccaggatttttccaggtcgagtaaaattccctgataatcccaggttttccaggtttttccaggtagtagacaccctgatattACAAAATATCGGGTCTCCACGGGCATCTTATTTTTTTAAACTCTCGAAATTTGATGTTTTTAGGCCAAATAGATGGCATCATTGCGGTAGATTTCCATTTACGATGTAAAACTATTTTAAAGGAGATATAGTCGAGAGTACTACAGTCAACCCATCGCGGAACTAATTTTCTAACGTTAATACACTCATCATCACGGGTGCCTAAACAGCGAGAAACCATGTGTTGCACATCTTCCTCCGAAACGCTTCCATGGATATTAGATAGCAGCAAATCGAAGTTTTCGTTTTCGCTTCCCGAATCAGGTATCCGATTCGTACTATTGAACGCGCTTGTAATTACACTCGATCCACTTTCCTCTTGTCGTGAAGAATTCGGTGTTGAGTGTCGTATCCAGGTATCCGAGCGATGATTAGAATGCGACACAATCCCCGATAATATGGATTCAACTTTGGTTTTCAGCTCATCTACATCACGTTGCAGTTGTACGCATTGCGGCTCCGGAATGGTTTCGGCGATCGGATGATTTGTTTTCTCAGTTCGTTCTTTTCTCCATTGTACAAACTCATCCAAACAGTCGTCGCACAGCCAACAACTATTCTTGTTTGGAGGCGACACGGCGGCAAGCTCGGCTTTATTTAATCCAACACAATTTGCATGATGTACTGCGGCGCACAATCCATTGCAGTAAATGTACGGTTGATCCTTTGTTATCACTGGTAGCAGGCACTTTTTGCATTCCATGGCGAGTAGAGTCGATCAATTAAAATGCACTTTTTCACCACAACGGTAGTCGATATGAAAAATTATTATCATAGGACGGTGCAGATTACGAACGACCGTAGTTTGAAATTAACTTAGACGATTAACGAGATCAATTATCACGCAAAATAAACGCAAACGATGAGCGACAGAAGATTACGTCCGATGGGATCGgcagttcaatttgttttgtttcttgtgaaaatcgttccattatttcttcacactccgcttctttcaggccgcgcttttttcccgaaagaggcggatctgctgtttccgcttctgtttgtaacgttccatgttCTGTCGGGCCTCAGtcatcccgaataaaaaatacagtagaaaaaccgaacgttgtattgtaacagtactatttaaaaccatatttttacaatagaaaccactgtaaaaataaaaatacaaaaacaataaaatgtaatgtagaacaccatacagtaaattgtaaataagatttttacaatatactatacgggttgttaagtatcgtaacaatataaaaaaatatttttctccatatatatttttttgcaaaaccatacattatattgtaaatgaattgttataaatactgatacgtgggttttaataaaccgtacattgtatggtacacatatggtttcaaacaacaaaatgtaccgtaaatatattatttttaattgtagtttcaccactggttatacatttaattaaatggttttggaatggttctcttttgttatgttgtattggtttacattacattacCATGTAAAATATAACATAACATTATTTATaacatcttgtcattttcctcctgttaatggcatcttaggcttactagcattatgagaatgcgctttgggaattctccagagcgttttggataacccttcatatattggatcgcgcacgtctaagtctgagtcgaggtctgagtagtctctgattgcattaacagttgaagcttaggctcccatgccccaccagccagataaccgggtttcgcaaactaagcattatttgtggcaacactttgagcggcatgatggaactatgccgagcgcgctaagcattattagaccactaatgtagttgcatgaagtgggtgacgaggtacataagtatcattacagcgtgcttaaccgttattgcaatattgaggctccagtttgactaaagtttgaaatacataacaactcattagataactgtcaagttcgattcaaatataagttaggttgaaaagcgaacccgcagacgaacctatattaaaagtcatttcagtgttcagtccagtccatatgttaaagatggctttacgtcaaagataaagtttgtcaatcgcatttgattcgattgtggtcgaaggcaagttcacatgagagaagaggagaaaactcctctaaatgcaaatacagcaagaatagtgttgaattcatccactgatttacggtaatctgacctgcatctttccgggttggcctacattcgtatttctctcgtcgcacccTACACACCTAGcctgccatatctcttggacccctgcttggacctgcagttcttaggacatctggtttaccactgatttaaacatgttattgactttaacttgatgtttcaacttattcactctttgctttcctttgcatcaaaaaagtcacaaacatcaacaaaacaaagcacggaaaaaaaatcttaatctgaataaatctggtgtttgatttgaataggtcgaatctgcatataggaatcacagcaaacatacgacctattcaaatcgaacaccagaaataattaaaaattcacggaaaaataatgtttcggaaaagtgaatggtttaaACGTAAGAAAAAACAGttaaatatattgttacataaaaacccaatgtaaatgtatagtatagcgaaccatatcattacaatacactttattgtagctgttacactgtatggtgcaggaatggtttttacTATACattctatggttagtttttatccgggatgtGAAGTCTATGAAGCTATCAGAATAAATATTAACCCGCGGAACCTGAAGCCCCAGGAATGTTTATGTCCTTGCTATTAATTCTTGGAAATAACACACAAAATTctgtctatgttgacaactgtgcctatgcaagcctcgttggataaatgtacgactcgtgctgaaaaaatcaactttttgcaactcgtcacataaataactattgtctcaagagcaaacttatgtgtctccgaaggaatgagtgtaatcagtttcgtaccttttaattccgccctatgttgcttatcctttgacagatacgcgtatttcgactaccacttgtaatcttcctcagtgccagttatcctctgacactgaggaagattacaagtgatagtcgaaatacgcgtatctgtcaaaggataagcaccATAGGGCGgacttaaaaggtacgaaactgattacactcattcgaagagggtattctgcttagagggttcgaaaagtcggtacaagatgtctccgaaggattttgagctgctgaatccgaatctgggctcagatttgctccaacacgtcacaactttgagctatacctcaatttatagggtaaaatatgcgattttgggcttttttaactgcaagccattaagcatggaaatatttttttaggctatcaaaaggttaattggtcgatgaacatctaaattaacgactcatgcaaaatatttcgttttacctaatcaaatcatcatatatataaaatcccagagttgtctgtccttccgtcacgatttgaaatgtttcatcgaaatgtttcacagaatgaaagctacaatattcaTCGCTCTGTAGCATTGTACCTGTGTTGCATTATTGcgtcattgcattggtgcataaTTGCATTGGTACATCGTTGCATAGATGCATCGTTTCATTTGTGCATCGTTacataggtgcatcgttgcattgcatGCCTTAGAAGTTTCTAGAATTGTCTTTCTATTATATGgatcagaaccctacaacagttatTTACAGTCAAAAAGGTGGATGCTTGGaattataccttctggcgcttctcaatgctgtgaaatatttcacatatgcatcatacatataaaatcccagcgttatatgtctgtctgtccgtaacgctttgaaatgtttcaccatagttgaagCACTTccgaaataataagaagaaaaactttttggaacatcaatattctgaaaattccaagaactttctggaagttactgaaagctccagaagaaaagaagaaggttctggaatgTTCCAGAGTATTAAATTGCTTATATATTCcagaccttctagaagtttctggacgctccagaaagaagatgcaatattatgaaacatcttcttATTTTTGGCATAACGTCTCAATTGGAACGAAGCATGCTTCTCAGAATTTTGTGGGAATtgctgaaagtttcagaaaaaaaagaagaacgttctggaatgttctgaaatattAAACTACTTTAATTTTCGAGGACTTTCCGGAAGTCTCTGGAAGTTCTCGCACCCTCAGCATAATTTGGCTAAATACCCGCGAGTTTACTGTTCGGCTGTATGCGCTCCGAACATTCATTGACGGTGgctgaaatgaaatgaaagattTGCTGTTCCTGAGAAGATTCTAGAAGTTTCTTAGCATTTCAGGGATTAGAACCCTGTAACAGTTaaaggtgtgtacttggaagtatactttctggcgtttttcatttctgaatacatggtagtataccttctggcgcttctgatgagtccattgctgagtgaaatgtttcgcatatttacaatggcttctgaggaaacttctggaaattattattccagaatgctcaagaatcttcttaagggatgaacattttctaaatctaaattaagGAGAACAAAAACGGCATATAAATCCAGGTGTTGTCTATCTGCCCtcccgtcacgcttagcaaagtttgactgaaatatttcacgtataaTTCGGTGGGGCCAACATCATATGATCTCACTGTTCGGGATTGAAGTCGAATCGAAGTTGAAGAATTGAATTCAAAGAAACTCCTTTTCTACAAGAACGTCAGGTTTCTGTTTCAAATAAGAAGacatttttctaattttcctggacaaagaagaagaagcagaagagaagaacaatattctagaacattgtgTATGCCCCGGAGGGATGAAAATACTATTTATACAAATGTTCAagagttttccaaacataatggaatacaaaaaaaacttcaccaagaagaaaaataagtttctgtaACATTCTAGATCATTCTTTAACCCCTTCGGGaagacttttttcaccaaccttgccgctgtagaacgcgtcagcgaggtgcaaatgacccaaccgtcttGAAAGGGTTAAAGGATTCGAAATGCATTTTTATAATggagatgaaatcgaagattcatggacattctcaaacttctttgtaggaatcaaaccaataacatatatgttcgagtatttttcacaaataatagcatatttagtTTTTAGAGCCTTACATGGCAAAGAGATTAAGTAGTAGGAAATTCTAGAACACTTCAGAGGAATAAATATGGTTT contains:
- the LOC134291686 gene encoding uncharacterized protein LOC134291686; the protein is MECKKCLLPVITKDQPYIYCNGLCAAVHHANCVGLNKAELAAVSPPNKNSCWLCDDCLDEFVQWRKERTEKTNHPIAETIPEPQCVQLQRDVDELKTKVESILSGIVSHSNHRSDTWIRHSTPNSSRQEESGSSVITSAFNSTNRIPDSGSENENFDLLLSNIHGSVSEEDVQHMVSRCLGTRDDECINVRKLVPRWVDCSTLDYISFKIVLHRKWKSTAMMPSIWPKNIKFREFKKIRCPWRPDIL